The genomic DNA CACTGAGCATCTCCATGGCTCTGTCCATGCTGGCTCTGGGAGCCAAGGGTGACACCCACTCCCAGATCTTCAGTTCTCTGGGCTACAGTGATCTCACATCTGATCAGGTCAATGAAGGTTTTGAGCACTTACTCCACATGCTGGGACACAGCCAGGACGCCATGCAGCTGGAGGCGGGAAGTGCATTAGCCATCCGTGAAGGCTTCAAACCTCTGGACAAGTTTCTGAAGGACACTCAGCATTTCTACCAAGGAGAGGCCTTCACTGTGGACTATTCCAAACCTGATGTCGCTGTGCAGGAAGTCAACAAGTACATCGCCAAAAAGACCAAGGATATGATCACTGACATGGTTAAGACCCTGGACCAGGACACAGTGATGCTGCTCATCAACTACATCTACTTCAGAGGTATGGTAGACTTCTAAGTACATTCCACCAAATGTGTGTAATATTCTTTAACTGTAATTAATGTTTAACAATGATAAACAAAGTCTGAATTCCATTTTTCATATAAGGTAAATGGGAAAAGCCTTTTAGAGTGGAATACACCCGCAAAGCTGACTTTCATGTGGATAAGGACACTGTGGTACGTGTGGACATGATGAACAAAAGAGGAGACTATGACTCCTTCTATGATCGTGACAAGGATACCTGGGTCATCATGCTTCCCTACAAAGGCAAAACCTCCATGATGATTGTTCTTCCCAAAGAGGGAAATATGGAAGAGGTGGAGAAACACATTTGCAAAGACCATCTCCAGAAATGGCACAGCAAACTGTATAGTAGGTAAGTTTCTGTTACAAGTATTATCACATAACTGGaacttttagaaaaaaaaaatcctatgtTGTACTTTGAAGTCAGAAGAAGTAAACACAGCAAACTATGTTAAATTTAGTTAAACTAAAAAACTAGCAGTCTTTCTAGATCAGTTTTTGTCCCGAATTTTCTCTCGCTGTTCCTTGAAGAGTGTGTTTAAATCTACCCCAAAACACATGCATTATTTCAAGTTGAtggtatatttaaatgtatgtgaaagattacagatataGACAAAGCATTGAAGGAGGTCGAGTCAAGTACAAACATCTTTAGCTTTTGTGGATTTCCATGCTCCATTTGCAGAGTTGTGCTGGACAAACTGCCTCAACAGTATAACTCATCCTTTAGCCGGACTAATCCATGTAAACCCTTGTTAGATCAAATTCCCAACATGTGAGCAACAAATATATAGAACAAAATGAAACGTGCCAATTTGAAGTAAGTTTTAGCCACATTTTAGCTTTAGATTCTTGGCTGTAGCATTGTTTACTTCAAGAATTTCTACAATAGGCCCAGTCCCATACTTAACATCGGgcactgtgtgttttattatatgTTGTTTCATATGGTGATTGAGCATAAATGTTTCCATCTTTTATTCATCAGGTCACAGCATTTGACTTCAGAATCTTCTCATTTATTCAGATATTGTATTGTATACTacagatttatatttttgtcagGTCTTGAGTAAGGATTTTCCTGATGATTCTGACACAGATCAGAAACACTGTAGATTAATACAATGCACCACAACACAAATTAGCGTTAACTAAGCCTTCCTCTGGTCTTCTGCAGTGACATGTTGGATTTGCGTTGCCTTTATGGCCAGTGCACCTACAGTTCTAGAATCTTAATCCAGGTCTATCCTTGACTTGTGctttaatatattattgtagCTTCTCCTGCTTTGTAGGAGTCTGTTTAGAGGAGTCTTTACTTAAAGAATGTTAGCGCAGTATTTGAAGAGTACGAGAATTTAGGACAATTCCTGACCCCATTAACCACTGTGTAACATGCTCTAACTAAGGTCTATATTTTAAAGACAATCAGATTTAATGAGGTTTTGAAGCATAAACAATCAAACATCAATTTGTTACATATTCTTTATGTTTATGACAAAATTCTTACTGTGAATATATTTGAATCACTTCAATTCATTAACTAAATCTATTTGATATTGCTTGGTTCACACTggaattatttatatttgaagttatataataacatATTATTGTTTGTAGGACTACTCCCTTCAGCCTTATTATACCGTGTCTGACAAACTctctcccacctccaccccgtctccacctTTTCTTTTGTGTTCTTCTATCCAATCTATCCATCTGTCTCGAGTCAATGAAATGCCATTTGTTTGAAGAATTTTAAGAAGCCCAAAATTTTGCATAAACGATTCTCTCTTGTtgaaaatatctttcctcttcTCCAGCGATCTGATTCTCTACATGCCCAAgttctccatctcctcctctaACTGTCTCACTGAGACTCTGAAGGAAATGGGAATTGTCAGTGCATTCTCAGACACTGCTGACTTCTCTGGGATCAGTGAGGAGACCAAACTAAAGGCTTCCAAGGTAAATCAATGAATCTGCAGTTCCCTCTTCAACACTGTTAGAACTGTCATTACAAATAGTGTCTGTATACTATATTTATTGTCGTTACCACATAAAATAAGCttctccttaatatctatgCAGTTGTGTCTTAATATATCTGTAGCTTCTGCTCAATATTTCTTCTGTGTCACCTTCATATTTGTGTAGTTCCTAGTTCTGTCTCAAACTGAGTTCTGTGCAGAAACAATAACATCCACCATTTCTCAGTGTTTTTCTGGCATGGAGAAAACCATTCCTGCATTAATTTCCTGTAGAATAGACTGCTGCAATTCTTTATACTGTGGGATTAACCAGTCCCTAATTGATATTTGCAGCTTGTCCAGAATTCTTCAGCCAAGTTACTAACCAGCACCAAGAAAAGAGGCCACATTACACAAGTCCAGCACAGGATACACTTTAAAGTGCTTTTATTTGATTGTCCCCTCTCATGTTAGAAACCATTGGACATAGAGTGCATTACTTTTCCTTGTTTACAAAGTCTGCTGACTGAACAAATTCAGGAATTTAGGAAAATATTCATGACCCTATATCTGGATCTTTAGGACTGAAAATAAATTGTCATCCCTCACTCCACACAGATCCTCCATCAGGCTGTTCTTAAAGTGGATGAGAAGGGAACTGATGCAGCTGCTACCACCACCCTCGAGTTCTGGCTCAGGTCTTCCTTCAGGCCACCCTCAGTTGAACTCAACAGACCTTTCCTGGTGTTCATTGTCGAGGATAGCACCAAGAGCATCCTCTTCATGGGCAAGATCAACAATCCCTCCCTGTAGAGACTCTAAACTCCACCCAAACAAGTAAAACACCAGTGAAATAGAGACATAGAGgatacaacaacaataaaaaggCACTGTGCCCACAGTTGATTTACCAATAAATTCAGTCAAAATGTTCATGTCTGCTATCAGTCAGAATTTACAGTTATCTCCAAGACTCTATGAATGTTAAATAATGATCTTAAATCTGTGATTCTGAGACTGTTGGTTGAACATCATAAACTCACTGAACCTATTTCTAGACAGTTTTACTtgttttcaattattttatCCATTAAAAGCCAGTTATTCTATGACTTTAAGATGATTTgactttcttctttctttgtgAATAACAAAATCAGAATTAATCCCTgaagattttaaatgtttataatttgCTGCATGCAGTAATTTAAAACTAGTCAATATAAGATTAATCTCATAATGACCATAATTACACACATTGACTAGATCCTGAATGTTCTGATATTTATTCAGTAAAGATCTTAATCACAGATACATTTCTTGGTTCAGTTCCCTAAcacttttttaaagaaaaaaaaactttgttaGCCTTGAACATCACGGtggatgctgttttttttcttagcCAATCGAATAGTTCATGTAATAGTTCTTTTGAGATTAAAGCAGTATTTTGAGAATGAAGAAATAATATTTCAAGAAGAAGTTAACTGGAATACTGGTTTTTAAGAACAGGAAAACTATGaattttctgtttattattttcttctctGTCCTTTATGAAATTCATAAAACTTTCGactggtttgtttttgtgaataaatctcactaaagcatttttttttggaaattcaCTTTGAGTGAGTAGCAGGTTTTTCTGTACCTCATGCTCTCTACCATaaaacacaggtgtgtgttccccagtgcttttattttcacaaaatattataaattcaatcttgaattctgttttaacttttaattattaatgCAAATCTGTAAAAGAAAAATGGGTAACAATTCCTATGAATCCAGTACACATAATGCATTATATGGCATACATAATACTTTATAATGACTGTTATAAGCCTTTATAATTACTTATTAAATAGATATAGCTATATTCATAACACTTTataatgtatgaatgtgtgaatttataAAGGCAGGCTGCACTATAATATCCATTGATAAGAACAAGGCAAAGTATTATGCACCATCTGGGAGACTGGAAGATAAGTTTCTGCCACTCAGCATCATACACAAAGAGACTGGTACTGAACAAAAAACATCTTGTCAATATGTGACCTTTTTTGCCCTTCTATGGAAATAGGGAACAAGGAGAAAAGGCAGCATTTGTGTTTGGTTTATGATGATGAGTGGCAGTCTCACAGACAATGGATACTGCTCTGCCCATGTCATCATCACACaccaggcaaacacacacacaaaccaatattCTCCACCTGTACACACCAATGACACACACCCCCAAAACAATGAACAGGGGGAGGTCAGAAGCCCCCTGTGAGACCCCAGCAATGTATGCACAATGTTCTTAAGAATAGACATTATATTGCAATTTAACACCAGCCTttataaactcacacactcacagcttaTAAAGTGTTATAAATGTAGctatatgtgtttttaattaatatacagACTTACAGCAGTCATTAAAAAGTATTATGTATGCCATATTATGCATTGTAATTATGCATTACAGGATTCATAGGAAGTGTCATCGAAAAATGTACtctgcacagcaaattcaccagtgttaaatcaacacttttagtgtaacatttaaacactctcagcgttaacactaatagtgttgatttaacactgaagGATTTGCTGTGTAGAATGACAAAGCCAGATACaaacaatacaaacaaacaacgtGGAGAAATACCCAAATTAAAAAGAACTAGTTATGCTCTAAATTAAATCTGCTCCAAACccagttaaacaaaacaaatttagGTCTGTGTTCTCCATATCACTCCACCTTTCAAGGTATGTTTGGACTGAAGAAACCATAGCatgcagaggaaacccatacagacacagggacaacacaccacagtcctcacagtgATCCCaggagaggatcccacccaagaccctgagaccctggagctgtatggcagagacactacctgcagtgtaAGACCAGCAGTGGTGAAATAACATTCAAATACTAGAGGACAAATATTATTAACTGTTTATCTTCACAGTGAAGAAGGGGAGGTGGTAATTAACTTGTGAAGTGTAAGGGTGCACTGAAGGTTTCTTGACAGCAGTCTCTAAAATGCTGTGTATTGAATTAACTCTGTCCACACATGCAGCTGCACTCAGTAAAACCCTATGAGTTCTCAGAAAAGACCATgtcagcatttttgtttttaatttatgggTCAATGGCCTTTGCCCTGTTTATTTTAGAATTAAGAAAATAGTGAACACTGTGAGGTAACGTATTAaagtcacacacacgcacactttagaattattattgtttaaatatatactttgtaaatataaacacgttTTCAATTGTTTTTGATGCATACATCTCTATAAACGAGAAAATATAACAGGGATAAAAGTAAGATGCTCTGCAATAAAGAGGGCTGTGCCAACAATTTTGGGATGAACTGATTGACTTTCAAAAGAAAATGTATCAATGCAAGATCACATATTGACAAAGGCCTTTACCAGCCATTAAACTGTTGTTCAGCCATCTTTGGGTTTTTTCCAAAATGAACCCCTCTTTGAAAAAGAAAGTTAGATTTTTTTGTGGTTGTTGTCCAAACTCTGTTGAAAGTGCCATGGTGTTCTTGTGAAAGGATTCCCACTTGATGGCAGCAGATACCACTCCAATAAAAACAAGCCTCCACATAAATGTATCTTTCACATGTTAATAACCCATAGTGTGGGAACTGATGCACCACCGTGTCATcacagatgctggtctttcattAGTAACAGTGTGGATGATGGCTCTATAATCTTTTTCCCCAAATACAACCTGAAATTTGAGCTTTTCCCTGCTGGCTTTTGGGATTTCCACTTACTCCCTGAAGCTTTTCTCAATATTTTGAACTGTACTTGGTGAACGACCTGAATTCTTTGCAGTCTTTCATTCAGAAACAGTGAAATTTAAACTGACTGACACTGCTCTCATGTTTGGCACAGATCATGACCCATGCTTCCTCACAAATTCTAAGACTTCTGTATTTGTCCAAAAAATATGTCCTGAAACgtccagaaaatgtaaaaaattatatttatatatttttattgttattactttGGAAGAGTCGTTTCATGAAGTGAAGTGAGCTTCTGTCCAATCATCAAAATACAGCACTAAAATACAATTTAGAatgaatatatgtttataataaaaacagtggTCCAGGGTTTAGATTAaaaggagaacactgacctctgttcatcagactacAATTTTAAGCTCCAAATAGAGGCAAAGGTCCTCATTCATCAACAACTGATAGGAGCATAGGATTGGAGGATGGGTATTagttaatgttttaaaacaacattGATTTGTCTGTTGATACTCAGTACCCAACTCTCCAGCACAGAGGGTAAGgaactgtgttttattttaaaatagtgcTATAAAATGTTACTCATTATTCAATATTCAATCTCTTAAAAATGTTTCAGcatctaatttatttaataaaatcttAGGTGTAGACTGCTATTCTGTAGAACACTAACTTTTTTCTTGTAAATTGTTTCTTCAATATTTTTTACATGAATctgaaaactgtgaaaatgtACCAATTgtaatttgtttctttttggTGAAAACAAATAGTCAAATAACGAAAATGCATTTCATTGAAAGTCAGTTTTAATTAAAGAAAACCACAATAGatttcactgtcacagacaGTTTCCAGTGTAGAAATAAAACTGAGAGTTTTGCTGGAGTTGAGGTGCACTCACATAATCtccattattttgtgtgttgagTTCCTGATATAAGCCAGTGATTAAAAAGATGTTGTCATTGTCAAAAGATGTAAACTCCAGTGTAGTTTAAACTGGGTACACATTCCACTGCTTCTCCGCTGATATCCACAGGACGATGGTTCCTCTACTGCTTCTTACTGCAGTGCACTATCAGGACATTTGTTAAGGAGGTTATTACACTGACATCAGTTCTCCAAGAGTTTAATCTCCTCCAGTGAGAGTCAGACATAAAACAAGGGAAAACTCTGCTGATCTCTGAGAACTGGGGTGTGGAGCCatggttttttctttttcaaatgaacaTGTGAAAACACAAATCCATTGCtgctgtggttttcaaagccggTTTCAAAACCAGGAAAAACGACATCAAGTCGAATCGGGCTGAGCCAATGCCATACAATGATAAAGCACATAAGTGTACAGTGAATACAGCAGGAGGGGTTCTGAACACAAACAGGGAACTCATGTTTGAGACATGTTTGCCTATCTGCACTGCTTGTTGTCTCTCCATAAGGAAGTTGGACTTCCAGTGACATAGGGataaaaagagaagaagaagaaacacctttattgatccaaTACAAGGAAATTTCTTTGTTGCATTTGACCCCTCTGTGGTAGTGCCGAGACATAAAAAgaaccaatcaatcaatcaatcaaatcatAAATCAATCATAAAAAGAACCACTGGTTGTTAAGTCAGTGATAATGATAGTGTTAATACTAATGATAGTGATACATGTAGTATCTGCCCAAACTCACTGCTGCACAAAGAATAGAGCCTACATGGGaacactgttttaaaactgtGCTTGATACTAAAGTCAGATATGCCCTTGACTCCAATCCATTTTGACATTGAGgctggaaggttgctggttcagtTCCTAGCACCAGTAGGAAAACCATTAATCCATGACTGAAGTGATTTTGGGAAGGTCAGATAACACCCCGCCATTGAGTTGGTTGAAAGCCTtctgctctggttgtgtgttcactgccaatagtgtgtgtgtgagagagagagagagagagagagagagagagagagagagaagaattaCTCACTAGTTTATGGTTGTATCTTCACTACCATGGATCAGTTTAATGTAGAGAGGTAATTTCCCTGAGGGAGATTAACCAAAAGAAACATACTCTTAGGGTGGtacggtggtgtagcaggtagtgtcacagtcacacagctccagggacctggaagttgtgggttcaattcctgctctgggtgactgtctgtgaggagtgtggtgtggtgtccgcgtgtgtttcctcccacagtccaaaaacacatgccggtaggtggattgacgactcaaaagtgtccgtaggtgtgagtgtgtgtgtgaatgtgtgtctgtgttgccctgtgaaggactggcgccccctccaggatgtattcctgccttgcgccctatgattcaaggtaggctctggacccactgcaaccctgaactggatagcggttacagataatgaatgaatgaatgaatgaacatactCTTATCttaataaaggaacagggcattggTGGGAACCAGTcatttatgcagaaatatttacatatctATATTAAAACATGACTGATAGAGCAGTGCTGTGTGTAACGTAGGTAGGTCCAGTCACAGCTTTGTTTAAAATACTCAGCAACCCACTCACTCTCTTCTGGCTTCCACTTTTCCTCTGGATCATGGAAATGTCTCCACAGATGGAGATTCTGGAAAATTATCTCAACAGCTTTCAACACAACCGCTTGAAAGCTTGCTCCCCTTTTTCCCAGCCATTGACATACACAGGATTaagtctctctctgttctaAGTGATAGGAGCATCATACTGTAAATGACTTTTCTGTGTCACTTTGTCCAGAGGCTAAATATGAGCAAATCTCTTTCTGTTTCCTCTGCAGGTGATAAAATGTGGGTAAATATATTCTTCCTGGTTGTCCTTCAGCTGATGGTGGTCTCAGCAGATGACCATAAACATGATGAATCATCAGATCATGATAAACATCTCCACCATGGAAAGGATGAACCTCACCCCAGCCATGAGGGAGGAGAAGACTTGTGCCACAAACTCTCGCCCCACAACGCAGACTTTGCTTTCTCCCTCTACAAGAAGCTAGTGGCAGATCCTGAATCCAAAGGCAAGAACATCTTCTTCTCTCCACTGAGTATCTCCATGGCTCTGTCCATGCTGGCTCTGGGAGCCAAGGGTGACACCCACTCCCAGATCTTCAGCTCTCTGGGCTACAGTAATCTCACATCTGAT from Hoplias malabaricus isolate fHopMal1 chromosome 7, fHopMal1.hap1, whole genome shotgun sequence includes the following:
- the LOC136701619 gene encoding alpha-1-antitrypsin homolog gives rise to the protein MWVNMFFLVVLQLMVVSADDHKHDEPSDHDKHLHHGKDEPHPSHEGGEDLSHKLSPHNTDFAFSLYKKLAADPESKGKNIFFSPLSISMALSMLALGAKGDTHSQIFSSLGYSDLTSDQVNEGFEHLLHMLGHSQDAMQLEAGSALAIREGFKPLDKFLKDTQHFYQGEAFTVDYSKPDVAVQEVNKYIAKKTKDMITDMVKTLDQDTVMLLINYIYFRGKWEKPFRVEYTRKADFHVDKDTVVRVDMMNKRGDYDSFYDRDKDTWVIMLPYKGKTSMMIVLPKEGNMEEVEKHICKDHLQKWHSKLYSSDLILYMPKFSISSSNCLTETLKEMGIVSAFSDTADFSGISEETKLKASKILHQAVLKVDEKGTDAAATTTLEFWLRSSFRPPSVELNRPFLVFIVEDSTKSILFMGKINNPSL